The Bacteroides sp. AN502(2024) DNA segment GAGATTATCAACAGCATCAACAGCGTTATTAACATACTTCCAGTCGACAGTAAACTCTGCACCCAACGCAGTCTTATGCATTTCAGGGTGTGGCGGAGTAGCCGTTATGCCACACAGATAGATACATTCGATACGGAAGGCGTCCGAAGTGCGAAATACAGAACCTATATTGTGCAAACTACGAATATTGTCCAACACTACTACTAAAGAGAGTTTTTCAGCCTGTTTGAACTCTTCGGCACTGATACGGTTCAGCTCTGTTATTTTCAGTTTACGCATACCTCTTTTCTTTTATTATATTCTTTGTATGCAAAGGTAATCCTTTTCAGTTAACAAGGTGTTGATAACGGTTTAAAACCTGTCAAAACTATCGGCAAAGATTTTGAAAAATAATTCTTGTATTATTCAAAAGAAAATATAAGAGCACTCCGTTATGAACATTTCAAAAAAAACAATTAAAACTTTCCATGCAAACATAAACATATTTTTCAGTACTTATCTGCCCGTTTATATCCATAAAGTTTTTAACTTTGCACTTTATCAACAGGGAGTTAATAGTAAACTTCCATTTGATGGCATTTAACAATGCTTTCATTGATAATGAAGCAAGTAAGATAATATATCTTGTCCTGTAGA contains these protein-coding regions:
- a CDS encoding RNA methyltransferase, coding for MRKLKITELNRISAEEFKQAEKLSLVVVLDNIRSLHNIGSVFRTSDAFRIECIYLCGITATPPHPEMHKTALGAEFTVDWKYVNNAVDAVDNLRKEGYIVYSVEQAEGSIMLDELELDKNKKYAIVMGNEVKGVQQEVIDHSDGCIEIPQYGTKHSLNVSVTTGIVIWDLFKKLR